The proteins below are encoded in one region of Brachyspira intermedia PWS/A:
- the rnhA gene encoding ribonuclease HI: MTKDNIIIYTDGGCRGNPGLGAWAAILISERHNLRLEIGESEDNTTNNRMEMKAAIKALERLKHSHNIKLHSDSAYLVNGMTKWIYSWQKNNWVKSDKKPVENKEYWLKLIELSKKHNIEFIKVKGHSTNKENNRADEIVNILMDEHTEKGKSASFNEKTEYC, encoded by the coding sequence ATGACAAAAGACAATATCATTATATACACAGACGGCGGATGCAGAGGAAATCCCGGGCTTGGTGCATGGGCTGCAATACTTATAAGTGAAAGGCATAATCTTCGTCTTGAGATAGGGGAAAGCGAGGATAATACCACAAATAACAGAATGGAAATGAAAGCAGCTATTAAAGCACTTGAGAGATTAAAGCATTCACATAATATTAAGCTTCATAGTGACAGTGCATATTTAGTTAATGGCATGACTAAATGGATATATTCTTGGCAGAAAAATAATTGGGTAAAAAGCGATAAGAAGCCTGTTGAAAATAAAGAATATTGGTTAAAATTAATAGAACTTTCTAAAAAACATAATATAGAGTTCATCAAAGTAAAAGGGCATTCCACTAATAAAGAAAATAATCGTGCTGATGAAATAGTTAATATTCTTATGGATGAGCATACTGAAAAAGGTAAGTCTGCTTCATTTAATGAAAAGACTGAGTATTGCTGA
- a CDS encoding DHH family phosphoesterase, with protein sequence MENNKLNVSKKEIIDRLSKADNVTITGHRNPDCDCICSGLALSLIIKNILGKNAQVVNTDKMQRDLQNLLFVDKVIFEVNENTLPKKDVLVVLDSGDIDRIGWISEILNDYNEVIFIDHHKVRNIKGVTMFYDDTTAGATCEIIVDIFQDYLEKFDSNIATLLYCGICTDTGSFIFSNTTDRTLLYGSQLMKVGIIQENLGNVVRKRYTKNDVAALMEIYRSMVIDDKNKIGYLCLGDTICGTNMKELAVSASDTLIQMDDVLIGFIIHENEDSFRVSMRSRCPKNIREVAETFGGGGHPKASGFTVYKKDYTRENLIKEINDKLINLLAS encoded by the coding sequence ATGGAAAATAATAAATTAAATGTATCAAAAAAAGAAATAATAGACAGACTTTCAAAGGCTGATAATGTTACTATTACAGGGCATAGAAATCCTGATTGCGATTGTATATGTTCAGGGCTTGCTTTATCTTTAATCATTAAAAATATACTTGGTAAAAATGCTCAGGTTGTAAATACTGATAAAATGCAAAGAGATTTACAGAATCTTCTTTTTGTTGATAAAGTGATTTTTGAAGTTAATGAAAATACTTTACCTAAGAAAGATGTTTTGGTTGTTTTAGATTCAGGTGATATAGATAGAATTGGCTGGATTTCTGAAATATTAAATGACTACAATGAAGTAATATTTATAGATCATCATAAGGTTAGAAATATTAAAGGTGTTACTATGTTTTATGATGACACTACTGCAGGTGCTACTTGTGAGATAATAGTTGATATATTTCAGGATTATTTAGAAAAGTTTGATTCTAATATAGCAACACTTCTTTACTGCGGTATTTGTACTGATACAGGAAGTTTTATATTCAGCAATACAACAGATAGAACTTTACTTTATGGTTCTCAATTAATGAAAGTTGGAATCATACAGGAAAATCTTGGAAATGTTGTTAGAAAAAGATATACTAAAAATGATGTTGCTGCTTTAATGGAAATATATAGAAGTATGGTGATAGATGATAAAAATAAAATAGGATATCTATGTTTGGGAGACACTATTTGCGGAACTAATATGAAAGAGCTTGCTGTTAGTGCTTCAGATACTCTTATACAGATGGATGATGTATTGATAGGTTTTATTATTCATGAAAATGAAGATAGTTTTAGAGTGAGTATGAGGAGCAGATGTCCTAAAAATATTAGAGAGGTTGCTGAAACTTTTGGCGGCGGCGGACATCCTAAGGCATCAGGTTTTACAGTATACAAAAAAGATTATACTAGAGAAAATTTAATAAAAGAAATAAATGATAAATTGATTAATTTATTAGCTTCATAA
- a CDS encoding glycogen synthase encodes MNIFMVSSEAYPFSKTGGLGDIAGSLPLELSSIRLGSSKINASLVIPLYKQNYKLISKKDIIAEFEIEHGKEKIKVEAARIKHPENNNVNIYFIKQDNFFKRNGLYSENGIDYPDNASRFILFSKAVIKLIIHLYKEENFKLDIVHIHDWQTALIALYIKEVYNDEEALKKLKVMFTIHNLAYQGNFSSDIYTLLNVSWKFFVHSRLEFYGNVSFIKAGIILSDIVTTVSPSYAKEIQGEEFGCGMNSLLEGISQKLYGVLNGIHYEAWNPATDKLIKNNYDINSVEKKKLIRNALYKELGFANKNYPLVTMISRFDPQKGLDLIYSAFFEISTYDANFIFLFSKNNYFKDFENEFTKRAGRAKNIKILFTFDESLAHRLTAGSDIYLMPSRFEPCGLNQIYSMKYGSIPIVHAVGGLKDTVINYSGNKSVNKATGFTFNEYSVKSFVDTMDLAFDLYYNKKDVWDKLIFNAMSKDYSLHKTVLEYTKLYKKLLNTEK; translated from the coding sequence ATGAATATATTTATGGTATCCAGCGAAGCATATCCATTTTCTAAAACAGGAGGTTTGGGAGATATTGCCGGAAGTTTGCCTTTGGAATTATCTTCTATTAGATTGGGTTCTTCTAAGATTAATGCATCTTTAGTCATACCTTTATACAAACAAAATTATAAATTAATAAGCAAAAAGGATATTATAGCTGAATTTGAAATAGAGCATGGAAAAGAAAAAATAAAAGTAGAAGCAGCTAGAATAAAGCATCCTGAAAATAATAATGTAAATATTTATTTTATAAAGCAGGATAATTTCTTTAAAAGAAACGGATTATATTCTGAAAATGGTATTGACTATCCTGATAATGCAAGCAGATTTATATTATTTTCAAAAGCTGTTATTAAATTAATAATACATTTGTATAAGGAAGAAAATTTTAAATTGGATATAGTTCATATTCATGATTGGCAAACTGCTTTGATAGCTCTTTATATAAAAGAAGTTTATAATGATGAAGAGGCTTTGAAAAAATTAAAAGTAATGTTTACTATTCATAATTTAGCTTATCAAGGTAATTTTTCTTCCGATATATATACGCTTCTTAATGTATCTTGGAAATTTTTTGTTCATAGCAGATTAGAGTTTTATGGAAATGTAAGTTTTATTAAAGCTGGTATCATACTTTCAGATATAGTTACAACAGTTAGTCCTTCTTACGCTAAGGAGATACAGGGAGAAGAATTCGGATGCGGAATGAATAGTCTTCTTGAAGGAATATCTCAAAAATTATACGGAGTGCTTAACGGCATTCATTATGAAGCTTGGAATCCGGCAACTGATAAACTTATAAAAAATAATTATGATATTAATTCTGTAGAAAAGAAAAAACTTATAAGAAATGCATTATATAAAGAATTAGGCTTTGCAAATAAAAATTATCCTCTTGTAACTATGATATCAAGATTTGATCCGCAGAAAGGACTTGATTTAATATATTCTGCTTTTTTTGAAATTTCTACTTATGATGCTAACTTTATTTTTCTTTTCAGTAAGAATAATTATTTCAAAGATTTTGAAAATGAATTTACTAAAAGAGCCGGCAGAGCTAAAAATATAAAAATATTATTTACATTTGATGAATCATTAGCACATAGATTAACAGCAGGAAGCGACATTTATTTAATGCCTAGCCGTTTTGAGCCTTGCGGACTTAATCAAATATATAGTATGAAATACGGAAGCATTCCTATAGTTCATGCAGTAGGCGGACTTAAAGATACGGTTATCAATTACAGCGGAAATAAAAGTGTTAATAAGGCTACAGGTTTTACTTTCAATGAATATTCTGTAAAAAGTTTCGTTGATACTATGGACTTAGCTTTCGATTTATATTATAATAAAAAAGATGTTTGGGATAAACTCATATTTAATGCTATGAGTAAAGATTATTCTCTTCATAAAACCGTTTTGGAATATACTAAACTTTATAAAAAATTATTAAATACCGAAAAGTAA
- a CDS encoding ABC transporter permease, with the protein MFTYFVIKRILKGIIMFIILMFMSSAIFNTVSEKTLKAQIEENINAEVRGLSNMRTEDVENFIKERRAYYYDIYWLNRSIGERIFIRGINTITFQFGKSSIMMDSNGNRDVIKIIGEALPRSIILFTTASVIQMMIGLIIGLIKARKAGGLFDRSTSIITMIVYGMPTWWLSMILIMIFVYKFKLFPSGGVHSIPTPTGIMYYLDMLWHMSLPLLTLTLIGFWGLSFVVRNIVLSTLQEDYIMAATARGISEKSVLLGHTLRSSAPPIVTITLLGLLGSIAGSIIFEGIFSWPGLGNLYWISVQQNDIPVLMGNLAITTALYQLGLVILDISYGFLDPRIKVGGKM; encoded by the coding sequence ATGTTTACTTATTTTGTTATTAAAAGAATTTTGAAAGGCATAATCATGTTTATAATATTGATGTTTATGTCTTCTGCTATATTTAATACCGTTAGTGAAAAAACTCTCAAGGCACAAATTGAAGAAAATATAAATGCTGAAGTTAGAGGACTTAGTAATATGCGTACCGAAGATGTTGAGAATTTTATAAAAGAGAGAAGGGCATATTATTATGATATATATTGGCTTAATAGAAGCATAGGCGAGAGAATATTTATAAGAGGCATCAATACAATAACTTTCCAATTCGGAAAATCTTCTATTATGATGGATTCAAACGGCAACAGAGATGTTATAAAAATAATAGGAGAGGCACTTCCTCGTTCTATAATACTTTTCACAACTGCATCAGTTATACAAATGATGATAGGTTTAATAATAGGACTTATAAAGGCAAGAAAGGCGGGAGGATTATTTGATAGAAGTACAAGCATTATAACTATGATCGTTTACGGTATGCCTACTTGGTGGCTTTCAATGATACTCATAATGATTTTTGTTTATAAGTTTAAATTATTTCCATCTGGAGGAGTGCATTCAATACCAACACCTACAGGCATAATGTATTATTTAGATATGTTATGGCATATGTCTTTGCCTTTGCTTACATTAACATTAATAGGTTTTTGGGGACTTTCATTCGTTGTAAGAAATATAGTACTGTCAACATTGCAGGAAGATTATATTATGGCAGCAACTGCAAGAGGAATATCAGAGAAGTCAGTTTTACTTGGACATACTTTAAGAAGTTCAGCACCGCCAATAGTTACTATCACTTTATTGGGACTTCTTGGTTCTATTGCAGGTTCTATAATATTTGAAGGTATATTTTCTTGGCCCGGTTTAGGAAATCTTTATTGGATATCAGTTCAGCAAAATGATATACCAGTATTAATGGGTAATTTAGCCATAACTACAGCACTTTATCAATTAGGATTGGTGATTCTTGATATATCTTATGGATTTTTAGATCCTAGAATAAAAGTTGGAGGCAAGATGTAA
- a CDS encoding chemotaxis protein CheW: MSSAISNQILVFKINNELYGIDILKVQEILNFMQPSPIPNCPDYLKGIINLRGTIILVIDLRARFHFDEPMNPENCVIVVVAIGDKKYGLVVDSVSDVLTINNENIQEDIDMHVGIDSRYIMGLVKANEQMIILVDIDKVFIKDELDDLTNAVNNSIVK; the protein is encoded by the coding sequence ATGAGCAGTGCCATATCAAATCAAATACTTGTATTTAAAATAAATAATGAATTATACGGAATCGATATATTAAAAGTTCAGGAAATATTAAACTTTATGCAGCCTTCTCCAATTCCGAATTGTCCGGATTATTTGAAAGGTATTATTAATTTGAGAGGTACTATAATTCTTGTTATAGATTTAAGAGCAAGATTCCATTTCGATGAACCTATGAATCCTGAAAACTGCGTAATTGTAGTTGTAGCAATAGGCGATAAAAAATATGGTTTGGTTGTTGACTCTGTATCAGACGTTCTTACTATAAATAATGAAAATATTCAAGAAGATATAGACATGCATGTTGGAATAGACAGCAGATATATAATGGGATTAGTTAAAGCTAATGAACAGATGATTATTTTAGTTGATATAGATAAAGTATTCATTAAAGATGAGCTTGATGATTTAACTAATGCTGTTAATAATTCTATAGTAAAATAA
- the dnaB gene encoding replicative DNA helicase, with translation MNNTPCSIEAEESLLGAMLQNSQAVSVAISKIKSTDFYSERNRMLYESILEMHNRGIAINAETTLRYLKENGLFEKIIQNDEAYLIRIIDGTPFHQNAKYYAEIIAEKSLLRDLITVSQDIQKSAYEAKDAETKDIADFAEKKIFEVTQRRLDNDFIHIRDLLYEALTTIESRKKHKGTVTGVPSGFIALDKVTHGFQPSDLIILAARPSVGKTSFSLNIIEHVITNIETSNFGIGFFSLEMSRMQLVERLIASKARISLSRIRSGDLEKQEWTKLGQTFNSLSQANLLIDDSSQLTIMEIRGKARQMKYKFAEMSKTTGKEIDLKLIVVDYLQLIHSGSNARRNGTREQEIADISRGLKALAKELNVPVISLAQLSRAVEQRQDKPRLSDLRESGSIEQDADIVMFLHRQKPNKEGKDDEVIDEKTNQVEVILAKHRNGAIHDGIPLHFIADQTRFENIYNSSES, from the coding sequence ATGAATAATACACCCTGCTCAATAGAGGCTGAAGAGTCTCTATTGGGTGCCATGCTTCAAAATTCTCAGGCTGTATCTGTCGCTATATCCAAAATAAAATCTACTGATTTTTACAGTGAAAGAAATCGTATGCTCTATGAAAGCATTTTAGAAATGCATAATAGAGGAATAGCGATAAATGCAGAAACAACTTTGAGATATCTTAAAGAAAATGGTTTATTTGAAAAAATCATTCAAAATGATGAAGCATATTTGATTCGTATTATAGATGGAACCCCTTTTCATCAGAATGCAAAATATTATGCTGAAATTATTGCAGAAAAATCATTATTAAGAGATTTGATAACTGTTTCTCAGGATATACAAAAATCAGCTTATGAGGCAAAAGATGCTGAAACTAAAGATATTGCTGATTTTGCTGAGAAGAAAATATTTGAAGTTACTCAAAGAAGACTTGATAATGATTTTATTCATATAAGAGATTTACTTTATGAAGCTTTAACTACAATAGAAAGCAGAAAAAAACATAAAGGTACTGTTACAGGAGTACCTTCTGGTTTTATAGCACTTGACAAGGTTACACATGGTTTTCAGCCATCAGATTTAATAATATTGGCTGCAAGACCTTCGGTGGGTAAGACTAGTTTTTCTTTAAATATAATAGAACATGTCATTACAAATATAGAAACTTCTAACTTCGGTATTGGTTTCTTTTCTCTTGAAATGAGCAGAATGCAGCTTGTAGAAAGATTGATTGCAAGTAAGGCTAGAATAAGTTTATCTAGGATAAGATCCGGAGATTTAGAGAAACAGGAATGGACTAAACTCGGACAAACTTTTAATAGCCTATCTCAGGCAAATTTATTGATAGATGACTCAAGCCAATTAACTATTATGGAAATAAGGGGAAAGGCTAGGCAAATGAAATATAAATTTGCTGAAATGAGTAAAACAACAGGCAAGGAAATAGATTTAAAATTAATTGTTGTTGATTATTTGCAGTTAATTCATTCCGGTTCTAATGCTAGAAGAAATGGTACAAGAGAGCAGGAAATAGCTGATATTTCAAGAGGGCTTAAAGCATTAGCAAAAGAGCTTAATGTACCTGTTATATCTTTGGCACAGTTATCAAGAGCCGTTGAACAAAGACAGGATAAACCGAGACTTTCAGATTTAAGGGAGTCAGGTTCTATAGAGCAAGATGCTGACATAGTTATGTTTTTGCATAGACAAAAGCCTAATAAAGAAGGCAAAGATGATGAAGTAATAGATGAAAAAACTAATCAAGTTGAAGTTATACTTGCAAAACATAGAAATGGTGCTATACATGATGGCATACCGCTTCACTTTATAGCAGATCAAACAAGATTTGAAAATATTTATAATAGCAGCGAGTCTTAA
- the rbfA gene encoding 30S ribosome-binding factor RbfA produces MSSHRILRVNENIKQTLSMIIMREIEDPRIKNNLVTITKVDTAKDLKNAKVYFVCLHEDKQNEVLNGLNSAKGVIFSYLKKQLTIRYVPNLTFHYDKNLIETNKVLTDIKNLDIPEEIPEEN; encoded by the coding sequence ATGTCCTCACATAGAATACTTAGAGTTAATGAAAATATAAAGCAGACTCTCTCTATGATTATTATGAGAGAGATAGAAGATCCTAGAATAAAAAATAATCTTGTAACTATCACTAAAGTAGATACTGCCAAAGATTTAAAGAATGCTAAAGTATATTTTGTATGCCTGCATGAAGATAAGCAAAATGAAGTTCTTAATGGACTTAATAGTGCTAAGGGTGTTATATTTTCTTATCTAAAAAAACAGCTTACTATTAGGTATGTTCCTAATTTGACATTTCATTATGATAAAAATCTAATAGAAACTAATAAAGTTTTAACTGATATAAAAAATTTAGATATACCGGAAGAAATTCCTGAAGAAAATTAA
- a CDS encoding UDP-N-acetylmuramoyl-L-alanyl-D-glutamate--2,6-diaminopimelate ligase codes for MKKFNTLIKNYKVSKESQLTKECLNTEIKGIAYNSRLIKKNYLFVAIKGLKDDGHKYIESAINNKASIIIYDNTADKEFIKQLQDNHKDVHFVAVKNPRECLAYISAKFFDEPTKKINTIGITGTNGKTTTTYLLKSVLEANKNKTTLIGTIKNMIGKTEIKTNLTTPESIDLESIFDKSLKKGVSHIVMESSSQALAMNRCDYLNYDTAIFTNITEDHLDYHGDMQTYLKAKLKLFSLLKESSKKKKLAIVNIDTDNFKQISNHIKKLGIKMVTYGINEKADYYGKVISLNSKNTEYEFYAKGKFISKVKLSMLGRFNILNSLSILAYVCENKLNIEKSIKAMRKVQVAGRFEIVTKEKHPFIVAVDYSHTPDSLENILVEAKKLNPNRVIAVFGCGGDRDRKKRPIMAEIAEKYSDIAILTTDNQRTEDINQIMSDIEKGFKNNNYKKLLIEKKLYLKQ; via the coding sequence ATGAAAAAATTCAATACACTTATAAAAAACTATAAAGTTTCAAAAGAAAGTCAATTAACAAAAGAATGCTTAAACACAGAAATAAAAGGTATAGCATATAATTCAAGATTAATAAAGAAAAATTATTTATTCGTTGCTATAAAAGGACTTAAAGATGACGGACATAAATATATAGAAAGTGCAATAAATAATAAAGCAAGCATTATAATATATGATAATACTGCAGATAAAGAGTTCATAAAACAATTACAAGATAATCATAAAGATGTGCATTTTGTTGCTGTAAAAAATCCTAGAGAATGTCTTGCATATATTTCAGCAAAGTTCTTTGATGAGCCTACCAAAAAAATAAATACAATAGGCATAACAGGAACTAATGGAAAAACTACCACAACATATCTATTAAAATCTGTACTTGAAGCTAATAAAAATAAAACAACTTTAATAGGCACTATCAAAAATATGATAGGAAAAACAGAAATAAAAACTAATCTCACCACTCCTGAATCTATTGATTTAGAAAGTATATTTGATAAGTCATTAAAAAAAGGTGTATCTCATATAGTTATGGAATCATCATCTCAGGCACTTGCTATGAACAGATGCGATTATTTAAATTATGATACCGCAATCTTTACTAATATAACAGAGGATCATCTTGATTATCATGGAGATATGCAAACTTATCTTAAAGCAAAATTAAAATTATTTTCACTATTAAAAGAAAGTAGCAAAAAGAAAAAATTAGCAATAGTAAATATAGATACTGATAACTTTAAACAAATATCTAATCATATAAAAAAATTAGGAATAAAAATGGTTACTTATGGAATCAATGAAAAAGCTGATTATTATGGAAAAGTTATTTCATTGAATTCTAAAAATACAGAATATGAATTCTATGCTAAAGGTAAATTTATATCAAAAGTAAAATTATCAATGCTTGGAAGATTCAATATTTTAAACTCGCTTTCAATTTTAGCTTATGTTTGCGAGAATAAATTGAATATAGAAAAGTCAATAAAAGCTATGAGAAAAGTACAAGTAGCTGGAAGATTTGAAATAGTAACCAAAGAAAAACATCCATTTATAGTAGCAGTTGATTATTCACATACGCCTGACAGCTTAGAAAATATTTTAGTAGAAGCTAAAAAATTAAATCCAAACAGAGTTATAGCAGTATTCGGATGCGGAGGAGATAGAGATAGAAAAAAACGTCCTATAATGGCAGAAATAGCTGAAAAATATTCTGATATAGCAATACTCACAACTGATAATCAAAGAACTGAAGATATTAATCAGATAATGAGCGATATTGAAAAAGGATTCAAAAATAATAATTATAAAAAATTATTGATAGAAAAGAAGCTATATTTGAAGCAGTAA
- a CDS encoding MlaE family ABC transporter permease — protein sequence MELFDMKIELRKGVKNKVVGFLATLGEFAALIMEVFKYTFRPTFSFKLLKEQIIRMGVDSFIVAAVTVLCTGMVMSLQIAVVLDSVLKGISQFVGSMVGKAMVKELSPMLLALIFAGRVGSSVTAEIGTMQVSEQLDALKTLYTNPIEYVAVPRFWAAVISLPMLTVSADVIGVLGGAIVTVFVLHSDPMHYFDRAISVISMGDFIGSLIKSTIFGAEVMIISCFYGFRTSGGAEGVGKATTISVVYSFMIILITDYILVSILGMFGM from the coding sequence ATGGAATTGTTTGATATGAAAATAGAATTACGAAAGGGTGTAAAAAATAAAGTAGTAGGTTTTTTGGCAACTTTGGGAGAATTTGCAGCTCTTATTATGGAGGTGTTTAAATACACATTCAGACCAACATTCTCTTTTAAACTTTTAAAAGAACAGATAATAAGAATGGGTGTTGATTCATTTATTGTTGCTGCAGTTACCGTGCTTTGTACAGGAATGGTTATGTCATTGCAGATAGCTGTAGTTCTTGACAGTGTATTGAAAGGTATATCCCAATTTGTAGGTTCTATGGTTGGTAAAGCTATGGTTAAAGAGTTATCTCCTATGCTTCTTGCCTTGATATTTGCCGGAAGGGTTGGAAGTTCTGTTACTGCTGAGATTGGTACTATGCAGGTAAGTGAACAGTTGGATGCTTTAAAAACTTTATATACTAATCCTATAGAGTATGTTGCTGTCCCTCGTTTCTGGGCTGCTGTTATATCACTTCCTATGCTTACAGTTTCTGCGGATGTTATAGGTGTTTTAGGAGGTGCTATTGTTACTGTATTCGTTTTACATAGCGATCCTATGCATTATTTTGACAGGGCAATTTCTGTAATAAGTATGGGGGACTTTATAGGAAGTTTAATAAAGTCTACAATATTCGGTGCTGAAGTTATGATTATATCTTGTTTTTATGGTTTTAGAACTTCAGGCGGTGCTGAGGGAGTAGGTAAGGCTACTACTATAAGCGTTGTTTATAGCTTTATGATAATACTTATAACTGACTATATACTTGTTTCTATACTTGGTATGTTTGGAATGTAA
- a CDS encoding YajQ family cyclic di-GMP-binding protein, producing MAKDPSFDIVSEVDMQVIDDCVNVAVKEIDNRFDFKGQNIQIELNKGEKTITILAPADFVLNQVRDILFQKFIKRGLNQKCLREKKKEKAAGDAIREINEIVHGIDKDLAKQIVKDIKDMKLKVQASIQDEQIRVSGAKKDDLQAVITMIKGKDYPIPLQFTNYR from the coding sequence ATGGCAAAAGATCCAAGTTTTGATATAGTTTCTGAGGTTGATATGCAGGTTATAGATGACTGCGTTAATGTTGCTGTTAAAGAAATAGATAATAGATTCGATTTCAAAGGACAGAATATACAAATTGAGCTAAATAAAGGTGAAAAAACAATAACTATATTAGCACCTGCAGATTTCGTTCTTAATCAGGTTAGAGATATTTTATTTCAGAAATTCATTAAAAGAGGCTTAAATCAAAAGTGCTTAAGAGAAAAGAAAAAAGAAAAAGCTGCCGGAGATGCTATAAGAGAAATTAATGAAATAGTTCATGGTATAGATAAAGATTTAGCTAAACAAATAGTTAAAGATATTAAAGATATGAAATTGAAAGTTCAGGCTAGCATACAAGATGAACAAATCAGAGTATCAGGTGCTAAAAAAGATGATTTGCAGGCTGTTATTACTATGATTAAGGGAAAGGATTATCCTATACCTTTACAGTTCACAAATTACAGATAA
- the lexA gene encoding transcriptional repressor LexA codes for MTELTDKQRDIFNFLQKFTNENGYPPTVKEIMVHFNFASPTAVTTHLTALEKKGYVKKTGKRARGSVPIDTSGKGNHNMIKIPLLANEVKAGLLMDVADETVEETYSLPKSIAQDESNFLMKVIGDSMINAHIKEGDMVLVHPSNEADNGDIVVAKIDDNGNEEITIKRFFREKDCIKLVSENNNYPPIEKESVSIVGKVIGLIRLKI; via the coding sequence ATGACTGAATTGACAGATAAACAAAGAGATATTTTTAATTTTCTGCAAAAATTCACTAATGAAAACGGCTATCCTCCTACTGTTAAAGAAATCATGGTTCATTTTAATTTCGCTTCTCCTACTGCAGTAACAACTCATTTGACAGCATTGGAAAAAAAAGGATATGTAAAAAAAACAGGTAAAAGAGCAAGAGGCAGTGTACCTATAGACACTTCAGGAAAAGGTAATCATAATATGATAAAAATACCTCTTCTAGCTAATGAAGTTAAAGCAGGTCTTTTAATGGATGTTGCAGATGAAACTGTAGAAGAAACTTATTCGCTTCCTAAATCTATAGCACAAGATGAGAGTAATTTCCTTATGAAAGTAATTGGGGATTCTATGATAAATGCCCATATAAAAGAAGGTGATATGGTTTTGGTTCACCCTTCAAATGAAGCTGATAATGGTGATATTGTAGTTGCTAAAATAGATGACAACGGAAATGAAGAAATAACTATTAAAAGATTTTTCAGAGAAAAAGATTGTATTAAATTAGTATCTGAAAATAATAATTATCCTCCTATAGAAAAAGAAAGCGTATCTATAGTAGGTAAAGTAATAGGCTTAATAAGATTAAAAATATGA